A portion of the Musa acuminata AAA Group cultivar baxijiao chromosome BXJ1-1, Cavendish_Baxijiao_AAA, whole genome shotgun sequence genome contains these proteins:
- the LOC135641726 gene encoding uncharacterized protein LOC135641726 produces MEHGGGFHRSEAISAVQDEEQFFGEDDEYDDLYSDVNVGEGFHQTFHGGEDAGGFQARDERRSELPPPPPAPPPTRLVVEPSEMVQIPGIATEPKIERFSDRSGGFPDPRVSGGGEPVGGARQGALPPPPPPAAAASAGRADLSQSSGRSVPIQGHNGNNSFADEGFQRQGGGYGNEGFQRQGRGGGVVVANGAGDAGVSGGAGVGGTTLFVGELHWWTTDAELEAELCKYGQVKEVKFFDERASGKSKGYCQVDFHDPMAAAACKDGMNGHLFNGRPCIVALASPHTVRRMGENQVNKNQPASSQSQPPAPAQKGRGGGGPSAGGTFGRGGGGSGGGGGGNWGRGGMGNRGPMGNMRNRMGPVGGRGIMGNGGMVAPPPPMLHPGAMLGQGFDPTGYGAAMGRMGAGFGGFPVGATGAPFPGMMPSFPPIVAPHVNPAFFGRGLPPGGIGMWSDPNMGGWGGEEQASYGEDAASDQQYGEGSHGKDRMAERDRYGALDRKAERDKDMGSGQDWLERRYSDERERDAGRDKEMGRERDRSRERERDRERDRERDRERDREPDRERDRFRDDRDRHGDRHRHRDREPGRNDNWDRGRSSRPHSKSQEVEHSKRHRPSPE; encoded by the coding sequence ATGGAGCACGGCGGGGGCTTCCACCGGAGCGAGGCGATATCCGCCGTCCAGGACGAGGAACAGTTCTTCGGGGAGGACGACGAGTACGACGACCTCTACAGCGACGTTAACGTCGGGGAGGGGTTCCACCAAACCTTCCACGGGGGCGAAGACGCTGGTGGGTTCCAAGCCCGGGATGAGCGACGGAGCGAGCTCCCGCCACCGCCTCCGGCGCCGCCGCCGACGCGGCTGGTGGTGGAGCCGTCGGAGATGGTCCAGATACCCGGGATCGCCACGGAGCCGAAGATCGAGCGCTTCTCTGATAGATCCGGTGGTTTCCCGGACCCGCGGGTGAGTGGAGGCGGTGAACCGGTGGGTGGGGCGAGACAGGGGGCGCTGCCTCCTCCCCCGCCACCGGCAGCGGCGGCGAGTGCAGGCAGAGCTGATCTGAGTCAGTCTTCCGGCAGATCTGTCCCGATCCAGGGCCATAATGGGAACAACAGCTTCGCCGATGAGGGTTTTCAGAGGCAAGGTGGTGGCTATGGGAACGAGGGTTTCCAAAGGCAAGGACGTGGCGGAGGCGTAGTCGTCGCCAATGGTGCAGGGGACGCAGGTGTCAGTGGCGGAGCAGGAGTTGGTGGGACCACTCTTTTCGTCGGGGAACTCCATTGGTGGACGACGGATGCAGAGCTGGAGGCAGAGCTCTGCAAGTATGGGCAGGTGAAGGAAgtgaaattttttgatgagagGGCGAGTGGGAAATCGAAGGGCTACTGTCAGGTTGACTTCCATGATCCAATGGCTGCAGCAGCCTGCAAGGATGGTATGAATGGGCATTTGTTCAATGGTAGACCATGTATTGTGGCGTTGGCTTCACCACACACTGTTCGTCGAATGGGTGAGAACCAAGTGAACAAGAACCAGCCGGCATCGTCCCAGTCACAGCCACCGGCACCTGCACAGAAGGGTAGAGGAGGTGGCGGGCCTTCAGCTGGTGGCACTTTTGGACGTGGCGGTGGTGGTAGtggaggcggtggcggtggcAATTGGGGAAGAGGTGGTATGGGGAACCGAGGGCCAATGGGTAATATGAGGAACAGGATGGGTCCGGTTGGTGGAAGGGGTATTATGGGCAATGGTGGAATGGTTGCCCCACCGCCACCTATGTTGCATCCTGGAGCTATGCTTGGTCAAGGGTTCGACCCAACTGGCTATGGAGCAGCAATGGGTAGAATGGGTGCTGGCTTTGGTGGTTTTCCTGTGGGTGCTACTGGGGCTCCTTTTCCTGGAATGATGCCTTCATTCCCCCCTATTGTGGCTCCCCATGTCAATCCTGCTTTCTTTGGGCGGGGACTGCCACCTGGTGGCATCGGGATGTGGTCCGACCCGAATATGGGTGGATGGGGAGGTGAAGAGCAGGCGAGCTATGGGGAAGATGCTGCTTCTGATCAGCAGTATGGAGAAGGGAGCCATGGGAAGGATAGGATGGCCGAAAGGGATCGTTATGGTGCTCTAGACAGAAAAGCGGAAAGGGATAAAGATATGGGTTCTGGGCAAGACTGGCTAGAGAGACGATACTCTGATGAGAGGGAAAGGGATGCAGGGAGAGATAAAGAAATGGGTCGGGAGAGGGATCGTTCTCGGGAGAGGGAAAGGGATAGGGAGAGAGACAGAGAAAGAGATAGAGAAAGAGATAGGGAACCTGATCGTGAACGTGATAGGTTTCGAGATGACAGAGATCGACATGGGGATCGCCACAGGCACAGGGATCGTGAGCCAGGGCGTAATGATAACTGGGACAGAGGAAGATCATCTAGGCCTCATAGCAAGTCTCAGGAGGTTGAACATTCCAAGAGGCATCGGCCATCACCTGAATGA
- the LOC103984151 gene encoding acetyl-CoA acetyltransferase 2 — protein MASEKIKPRDVCVVGVARTPMGGFLGALSSLSAMQLGSMAIKYALRRANIDPALVQEVFFGNVLSANLGQAPTRQAALGAGIPNTVVCTTVNKVCASGMKATMFAAQSIELGINDVVVAGGMESMSNAPKYIAEARKGSRFGHDSLVDGMLKDGMWDVYNNVSMGICGEICADHHSITREEQDAYAIRSNERGIAARDSGAFIWEIAPIEVSAGRGRPSVIIDKDESLEKFDPVKLRKLRPSFKENGGTVTAGNASSISDGAAALVLVSGEKALELGLQVIAKIRGYADAAQAPELFTTAPALAIPKAISNAGLEASQIDFYEINEAFSVVALANQKLLSLPSEKVNVHGGAVSLGHPLGCSGARILVTLIGVLRERHGKVGVAAVCNGGGGASALVLELVPHAGHKRSLL, from the exons ATGGCTTCGGAGAAGATAAAGCCAAGAG ATGTTTGTGTTGTTGGTGTTGCACGCACACCGATGGGTGGGTTTCTCGGTGCTCTGTCTTCTTTGTCGGCAATGCAACTTGGGTCTATGGCCATCAAAT ATGCTCTTAGAAGGGCAAACATTGATCCAGCCCTAGTTCAAGAAGTCTTTTTTGGCAATGTCTTGAGTGCAAATCTAGGTCAAGCTCCCACTAGGCAGGCTGCTCTAGGTGCTGGGATACCAAATACAGTTGTCTGCACCACTGTAAACAAAGTCTGTGCATCCGGAATGAAAG CTACAATGTTTGCAGCACAAAGCATTGAGCTGGGTATTAATGATGTAGTTGTAGCTGGTGGCATGGAGAGCATGTCCAATGCCCCCAAGTATATTGCGGAAGCACG AAAAGGGTCTCGATTTGGACATGATAGTCTTGTTGATGGGATGCTCAAAGATGGTATGTGGGATGTCTATAATAATGTTTCCATGGGAATATGTGGTGAAATATGTGCTGATCATCATTCAATAACAAGAGAAGAGCAG GATGCTTATGCTATTCGAAGCAATGAGCGTGGAATAGCTGCTCGGGATAGTGGTGCATTCATATGGGAAATTGCTCCA ATTGAAGTTTCTGCAGGCAGAGGAAGACCATCAGTGATTATTGACAAGGATGAAAGTCTTGAAAAA TTTGATCCTGTAAAACTAAGGAAGCTCAGACCAAGTTTTAAGGAGAATGGTGGTACAGTAACAGCTGGAAATGCATCAAGTATAAG TGACGGTGCCGCTGCTTTGGTACTGGTAAGTGGAGAGAAGGCTCTAGAACTAGGACTGCAAGTAATTGCAAAGATAAGAGGATATGCTGATGCTGCTCAG GCCCCTGAGTTGTTCACTACAGCACCTGCACTTGCAATTCCGAAGGCTATTTCAAATGCTGGCTTGGAGGCATCTCAAATAGATTTTTACGAAATAAATGAAGCTTTCTCT GTTGTTGCCTTGGCAAATCAGAAGCTTCTATCTCTTCCTTCA GAAAAAGTTAATGTGCACGGTGGAGCTGTATCATTGGGACACCCTCTAGGTTGCAGTGGAGCTCGTATTCTGGTTACCTTGATTGGG GTCCTGAGAGAGAGGCATGGCAAAGTTGGAGTCGCTGCTGTCTGCAATGGTGGTGGGGGAGCTTCTGCACTTGTCTTAGAGCTAGT GCCTCATGCAGGACATAAGCGGTCATTGTTGTGA
- the LOC135583918 gene encoding vacuolar protein sorting-associated protein 32 homolog 2-like yields the protein MFGRLFGKPKEQTSTLATLDKLNETLEMLEKKEKVLLKKVSAEVEKAKEFTRAKNKRAAIQCLKRKRLYEQQVEQLGNFQLRIHDQMIMLEGAKATTETVDALRTGAAAMKAMQKATNIDDVDKTMDEINEQTENMKQIQEALATPIGAAADFDEDELEAELEELEGAELEEQLLQPATTAPSAPVYVPAGRVPARLAPQKNTAEEDELAALQAEMAM from the exons ATGTTTGGCAGGCTTTTTGGAAAGCCCAAGGAGCAAACCAGTACCTTGGCCACCCTCGATAAATTAAATGAG ACACTTGAAATGCTTGAGAAAAAGGAGAAGGTCCTCCTAAAGAAGGTTTCTGCTGAGGTTGAAAAGGCTAAAGAGTTCACCAGAGCAAAGAATAAGAGAG CTGCTATACAATGCTTGAAGAGGAAGAGACTTTATGAGCAACAAGTTGAGCAACTTGGAAACTTCCAGTTGAGGATTCACGATCAG ATGATAATGTTGGAAGGTGCAAAAGCTACAACAGAGACTGTTGATGCATTGAGAACTGGAGCAGCTGCAATGAAGGCTATGCAAAAAGCAAC TAATATTGATGATGTTGACAAGACTATGGACGAGATTAATGAACAGACAGAGAACATGAAACAAATTCAGGAAGCATTAGCCACTCCTATTGGAGCTGCAGCTGATTTTGATGAA GATGAATTGGAAGCAGAACTGGAAGAGCTGGAGGGAGCAGAGTTGGAGGAACAGCTTCTTCAGCCTGCTACAACTGCTCCTTCTGCTCCAGTTTATGTTCCTGCTGGTAGAGTACCAGCCCGACTTGCTCCCCAGAAAAATACTGCTGAAGAAGACGAACTTGCTGCATTGCAAGCTGAGATGGCAATGTAG